The proteins below come from a single Stigmatopora argus isolate UIUO_Sarg chromosome 11, RoL_Sarg_1.0, whole genome shotgun sequence genomic window:
- the LOC144085014 gene encoding calcium homeostasis modulator protein 2-like, whose product MAAYALVTENFKFASLFFKSKDVMIFNGMIALGTVASQTAYNVFAFECPCSPGRNYYYGLAAIGAPALAFFIVGVMLNKRTWDLVSECRLRRFRKLSTAAAFAVLGSVIGRAVVAPLTWTVISLLQGLAYTCALSEFIDPSSLWGLPPDSKIEDMAMFPCKESVRAELQGFWAEIDRRLKYESQLIGWLVVAGTSLVVFMVMCMRHCSSPLGYQQEEYWSKYRSNEKTLFHRTAAVHAQVMAAKYVESFFGFVALERDEKEHIVEHKAAASPICSKEWDRVTGVYLYREKNGVPLYSRLNKWATYSAENNVDGFDKEMDVFDSFIT is encoded by the exons ATGGCTGCGTATGCCCTTGTCACTGAGAACTTTAAGTTTGCATCACTCTTTTTCAAGAGTAAAGATGTGATGATCTTTAATGGAATGATTGCTCTGGGGACTGTGGCAAGCCAGACTGCGTACAACGTTTTTGCCTTTGAATGTCCATGTTCCCCTGGAAGGAATTACTACTACGGGTTAGCTGCCATTGGGGCGCCTGCTTTGGCATTTTTTATTGTCGGAGTAATGTTAAATAAGCGAACTTGGGACCTAGTCTCGGAATGTCGCCTTAGGAGGTTCCGGAAACTATCAACTGCAGCAGCATTTGCAGTATTGGGAAGTGTCATAGGTCGAGCCGTGGTGGCCCCTCTGACTTGGACTGTAATATCTCTGCTTCAGGGTCTGGCATACACATGTGCTTTAAGTGAGTTTATTGATCCCAGCAGTTTGTGGGGCTTACCACCAGATTCTAAAATAGAGGACATGGCAATGTTCCCTTGCAAGGAGAGTGTCAGAGCAGAGCTCCAAGGCTTTTGGGCAGAAATTGACCGGCGTCTGAAATATGAGTCACAG cTTATAGGATGGCTGGTGGTGGCTGGAACGTCTCTGGTGGTCTTCATGGTAATGTGCATGAGACATTGTTCCTCACCTCTTGGCTACCAGCAAGAGGAATACTGGTCCAAATATCGATCGAATGAAAAGACCCTCTTTCATCGAACAGCCGCTGTCCATGCCCAAGTCATGGCTGCAAAGTATGTAGAGAGCTTCTTCGGTTTTGTGGCTTTGGAGAGGGATGAGAAGGAACATATTGTGGAACACAAGGCTGCAGCCAGTCCCATCTGCAGCAAAGAGTGGGACAGAGTGACTGGTGTATACCTTTACCGAGAGAAAAATGGAGTCCCTCTATACAGTAGACTCAATAAATGGGCCACATACAGCGCTGAGAACAATGTAGATGGTTTTGATAAAGAAATGGATGTATTTGACAGTTTTATTACTTAG